A stretch of Myroides oncorhynchi DNA encodes these proteins:
- a CDS encoding MFS transporter — protein MKSFIKGDKKLLNAWAFYDWANSVYALVISSSIFPLYYGSLFRELNIDSFDFWGTSIKSESIISYITAIGFLIVCILSPILSGIADYLGTKKFFMKLFCGIGSVSCMLLYFFSLDYMLLSLLIYMFGLIGFWGSLVFYNSYLPDIAFTDQQDKISAQGYALGYIGSVVLLLLNLFLVMKYELFGFETAMSAMRFSFILVGLWWVGFSMYTFKYLPDFKNEKKITRSVLFKGFRELKKVWHQLSSYVELKRYLVAFFVYSMAVQTVMVIAAYFGEKEIAWESDSQRTTGLILSILMIQLVAVAGAYLTSLLSKKIGNIYTLCVLNALWIVICLYAYTVVTPNEFYVAASFVGLVMGGIQSLSRSTYSKLLPETTDTTSFFSFYDVTEKLGIVLGMSMYGLVSDLTGKMQNAILFLIVFFAVGFVLLLRIPNKKQS, from the coding sequence ATGAAAAGTTTTATAAAAGGGGATAAAAAACTTTTAAATGCTTGGGCATTTTATGATTGGGCTAATTCTGTGTATGCTTTAGTGATATCATCATCTATTTTTCCGTTGTATTACGGATCTCTATTTAGAGAGTTAAATATAGATAGCTTTGACTTTTGGGGAACCTCTATAAAGAGTGAATCTATTATTAGTTACATCACTGCTATAGGATTCCTAATTGTGTGTATACTTTCACCTATTCTATCAGGGATAGCGGATTATCTAGGGACTAAGAAGTTCTTTATGAAACTTTTCTGTGGAATCGGATCTGTATCCTGTATGCTATTATACTTCTTTAGTCTAGACTATATGTTATTGAGTTTATTAATCTATATGTTTGGATTAATAGGTTTTTGGGGGAGTTTAGTATTTTATAATTCGTACTTACCAGATATCGCTTTTACAGATCAACAAGACAAAATTAGTGCACAGGGATATGCTTTAGGGTATATTGGTAGTGTGGTGTTATTATTGCTAAACTTGTTCTTAGTGATGAAGTATGAGTTGTTTGGTTTTGAGACAGCTATGTCAGCTATGCGATTCTCTTTTATTTTAGTTGGATTATGGTGGGTAGGGTTCAGTATGTACACTTTTAAGTACCTACCTGATTTTAAAAATGAGAAGAAGATTACTAGATCTGTATTGTTTAAGGGATTCAGAGAATTGAAGAAAGTATGGCATCAACTGAGTAGTTATGTGGAGTTAAAACGTTACTTAGTAGCCTTCTTTGTCTATAGTATGGCAGTGCAGACAGTGATGGTCATCGCAGCATATTTCGGTGAGAAGGAGATAGCGTGGGAGAGTGATTCACAGCGTACTACAGGATTGATATTAAGTATCCTGATGATACAGCTCGTAGCTGTAGCAGGAGCCTATTTGACCTCGTTACTTTCAAAAAAAATAGGTAATATATATACGTTATGTGTTTTAAATGCGTTATGGATAGTAATATGTTTATATGCGTATACGGTAGTTACACCTAATGAATTTTATGTAGCAGCAAGTTTTGTAGGATTAGTGATGGGAGGGATACAGTCCTTATCTCGATCGACTTATTCTAAGTTATTGCCAGAGACTACAGATACTACGTCATTCTTCAGCTTTTATGACGTGACTGAGAAGTTGGGGATTGTATTAGGGATGTCTATGTATGGACTGGTAAGTGATTTGACAGGGAAGATGCAGAATGCTATTCTATTTTTGATAGTGTTTTTTGCAGTTGGTTTTGTCTTGTTATTGAGAATACCTAATAAAAAACAGAGTTAG